From Topomyia yanbarensis strain Yona2022 chromosome 1, ASM3024719v1, whole genome shotgun sequence, one genomic window encodes:
- the LOC131690299 gene encoding probable 4-coumarate--CoA ligase 1, with product MSHFDQTTRTWNGPRQPPIINPAASVGQVIVNVLERTPEKVFQICADTGETITCSQLRTRTIRAALYLNKRCNLSKGDMVCMVVNNCSSVPSVLFGCFLLGAPVHTLDPSFEQSDLVNLMGITKPQLIFCNRHNVETVRQSLKQLALTARVMVLDDPETEKLLFDPAEGEKGYRPPYLGDSDKTVALIVCSSGTTSLPKAVCLSHAQLIAPYPWLINLGIDTLLCFSSLYWVSSFQMLMTTLLNGHKRITTAKPFSPAYAFELITKFQVTHVFTPPPMLAELVEYCESKGFRLSSLRIIGCGGSCLPETVRRRANALLQPNGKVYLGYGMSETGGTVSIDLFGKPNSAGVLVANVTVRIAAEATGDLLEPEQEGEIQVRNDHPFAGYYDNERETQALLTTDGFIKTGDIGFFDKTGFLYITDRSKEMLRYRGFQIAPAQLEALLVELPEVSQAVVVGIPHPEPPHVDLATALVEVRGHHQDLRGEEQRLLTLVNEQLPDYKRLRGGLFFVDSLPRTASGKINRREAKRLALELSQLTIDSGLT from the exons ATGTCACACTTCGATCAAACGACGCGTACCTGGAACGGCCCCCGGCAACCGCCGATCATCAATCCAGCGGCCAGTGTCGGTCAGGTGATTGTGAACGTTCTGGAACGAACACCGGAGAAAGTGTTTCAAATATGTGCCGACACCGGAGAGACTATCACCTGCAGTCAGCTACGAACTCGCACGATCCGGGCGGCTTTATACTTGAACAAACGGTGCAACCTGTCCAAGGGCGACATGGTGTGTATGGTGGTGAACAACTGTTCCAGCGTACCGTCGGTGTTATTTGGATGCTTTCTGCTGGGGGCTCCTGTCCACACGCTGGACCCATCCTTCGAACAGTCCGATCTGGTTAATTTGATGGGGATCACGAAGCCGCAGCTGATATTCTGTAATAGACACAACGTGGAAACTGTGAGGCAATCTCTTAAACAGCTAGCTTTAACGGCACGGGTTATGGTTTTGGACGACCCGGAAACTGAAAAACTACTATTCGATCCAGCGGAAGGTGAGAAAGGTTATCGACCACCTTATCTAGGGGATTCGGATAAAACCGTAGCCTTAATCGTGTGTTCATCGGGAACAACTAGCCTGCCGAAAGCGGTTTGCCTGAGCCATGCCCAACTGATCGCACCCTACCCGTGGCTCATAAATCTGGGCATCGATACTCTACTGTGCTTCAGTTCCCTCTACTGGGTATCTTCGTTTCAGATGCTAATGACGACCCTTTTGAACGGGCACAAACGGATCACAACGGCGAAACCTTTCAGTCCGGCTTACGCTTTCGAACTGATCACCAAGTTTCAGGTGACACACGTGTTCACCCCACCACCGATGCTAGCGGAACTGGTTGAATATTGTGAATCGAAAGGGTTCCGACTTTCTTCGCTAAGGATCATTGGATGCGGTGGTAGTTGCCTGCCGGAGACCGTGCGGCGTAGGGCAAACGCATTGCTGCAGCCCAATGGAAAGGTTTACCTAGGTTACGGCATGAGCGAAACCGGCGGAACGGTTTCGATCGATCTGTTCGGCAAACCGAACTCGGCCGGGGTGTTGGTGGCCAATGTTACTGTGCGA ATCGCCGCCGAAGCCACCGGTGACCTGCTGGAACCGGAACAGGAAGGCGAGATTCAGGTGCGCAACGATCATCCTTTCGCCGGTTACTACGACAACGAGCGGGAAACGCAGGCACTGCTAACCACCGACGGATTCATCAAAACCGGCGACATCGGATTCTTCGACAAGACCGGTTTCCTGTACATCACCGATCGAAGCAAGGAAATGCTTCGCTACCGGGGCTTCCAGATTGCCCCGGCTCAGCTGGAAGCCCTGCTGGTCGAACTGCCGGAGGTCAGTCAGGCAGTGGTGGTAGGAATTCCGCATCCGGAACCACCCCATGTTGATCTGGCTACGGCACTTGTTGAGGTCCGGGGACATCATCAGGATCTCCGTGGTGAGGAGCAGCGGCTTTTGACGCTGGTTAACGAGCAGCTGCCGGACTACAAACGACTGCGAGGTGGGTTGTTCTTTGTCGATTCGTTGCCTCGGACGGCAAGTGGAAAGATAAACCGGAGAGAGGCCAAACGGTTGGCTCTAGAGCTTTCACAACTTACAATTGACAGTGGTCTAACTTAG